Proteins encoded in a region of the Megalops cyprinoides isolate fMegCyp1 chromosome 3, fMegCyp1.pri, whole genome shotgun sequence genome:
- the LOC118775234 gene encoding barrier-to-autointegration factor-like, which translates to MSSTSQKHKEFVAEPMGEKPVMALAGIGEVLGKRLEEKGFDKAYVVLGQFLVLKKDEELFRDWLKDTCGANVKQQGDCYGCLREWCDSFL; encoded by the exons ATGTCCTCGACATCCCAAAAACACAAGGAGTTTGTTGCAGAGCCCATGGGGGAGAAGCCAGTCATGGCACTGGCCGGAATCGGGGAGGTGCTGGGTAAGAGACTAGAAGAGAAGGGCTTTGACAAG gcATATGTGGTTCTGGGACAGTTCCTCGTACTGAAGAAGGATGAGGAGCTCTTTCGGGACTGGCTGAAGGACACATGCGGTGCGAACGTGAAGCAGCAGGGTGACTGCTACGGCTGCCTGCGTGAATGGTGCGACTCCTTCCTGTAG